DNA sequence from the Oscillatoria sp. FACHB-1406 genome:
GGCAGGCGAGCGTTTTGGACGGCAGTAGTTTCGGTTTGCCGTGGTATTTGACGACGACGGTAACGATTTACAATCGCGATCTTTTGCAAAAGGCAGGCATTAGTCAACCGCCGAAAACTTTTGAAGACTTAGCACAAGTTGCCAAACAAGTCAAAGAAAAGACGGGTAAAAAAGCCTTTTTTGTAACATTGGTTCCGGGCGATTCGGGGGAGGTGTTGGAATCGCTGGTGCAGATGGGGGTGCAATTGGTGGATAAGGAGGGGAAAGCGGCGTTTAATACACCGGAAGGGATTGCTGCGTTTAAGTATTGGACGGATCTGTACAAGCAGGGATTATTACCCGCAGAAGTGCTGACGCAGGGGCATCGTCAGGGGATTGAGTTGTATCAGGCGGGCGAAACGGCGCTATTATCGTCGGGAGTGCAGTTTATGGACGCGATCGCGACGAACGCCCCGGAGATTGCCAAAGTATCGGCGGCTGCCCCCCAAATTACCGGAAAAACGGGCAAAAAGAACGTTGCGGTGATGAATTTAGTCGTCCCGCGCGACAGCAAAAAACCGGAGGAAGCGGTAAAGTTTGCTCTTTTTGTCACCAATACTCAAAATCAATTGGCTTTTGCGAAAGCAGCAAATGTTCTCCCTTCTACCCAAGCAGCGGTTAAAACGTTGATTGATGAATTGGCGAAAAAAAGTAATGCTACGCCAATGGAACAAGCCATAAAAATTAGTGCCGAACAATTGACAGATGCAGAAGTTTTAGTCCCAGCGATGAAGAATTTAAACCTCCTGCAAAAGGCGATTTATGAAAACTTGCAGGCGGCAATGTTAGGGGAAAAACCTGTCGAAAAAGCGGTGGCAGATGCGGCGGCGGAATGGAATTCTGCGGCATTGTAACTTGCCGATCGAGTTATAGGCAGCACCCTACTGCCGTGACACAGCTAAAACTGTGCGATAGGTTTCTCGTTCTATTGCTTATACAAATTCTCAGTTACGATGCACTAAATTTTTTGCTCTCCGGGGCATAACATTGTTATGCTCTCTTCGGGAATCGTGCAAAATCAATGAGAATTGGTATTACTCGATCGGGGTTTCGAGAGTTTTTCTAAAGCCTCATTTAAGGTGTGTCACGGCACTACTTTTTATTCTATGCAGCTTTACAT
Encoded proteins:
- a CDS encoding sugar ABC transporter substrate-binding protein; translation: MRKLVRLCLFALVGLFVSLTISCNSGSAPSASGELEFWTMQLQPKFTSYFNPLIGEFEAQNPGTKIRWTDVPWEAMESKILSAVGAKTAPDVVNLNPNFASQLATRNAWLPLEGKVSPEQQQEYLPKIWQASVLDGSSFGLPWYLTTTVTIYNRDLLQKAGISQPPKTFEDLAQVAKQVKEKTGKKAFFVTLVPGDSGEVLESLVQMGVQLVDKEGKAAFNTPEGIAAFKYWTDLYKQGLLPAEVLTQGHRQGIELYQAGETALLSSGVQFMDAIATNAPEIAKVSAAAPQITGKTGKKNVAVMNLVVPRDSKKPEEAVKFALFVTNTQNQLAFAKAANVLPSTQAAVKTLIDELAKKSNATPMEQAIKISAEQLTDAEVLVPAMKNLNLLQKAIYENLQAAMLGEKPVEKAVADAAAEWNSAAL